From the genome of Mustelus asterias chromosome 7, sMusAst1.hap1.1, whole genome shotgun sequence, one region includes:
- the galr1a gene encoding galanin receptor type 1, with product MDANQSSIQGNETAAGSSAAEEQHQISTDSFIILFIFSLIFCLGVLGNSLVITVLARSKPGKALSTTNIFILNLSIADLSYLLFCIPFQATYYVLPRWIFGGFLCKFVHYFFTVSVLVSIFTLSAMAVDRYIAIVHSRKSSCIRVSRNALLSMLFIWLLSLAMASPAAYYHMLVRKKDQGPFCWENWGVLSHRQVYKVATFVVGYLLPLLLICYCYAKVLNHLHKKLRNMSKKSETSKKKTAQTVLVVIVVFCISWLPNHIINLWTEFGSFPLTDASFAFRIAAHCLAYSNSSVNPIIYAFLSENFRKSYQQVFKCKVRTTSPLNDTKECRTRSDVVPSTSCTNV from the exons ATGGATGCGAACCAGAGCAGTATCCAGGGCAATGAGACGGCTGCAGGGAGCTCGGCAGCAGAGGAGCAGCACCAGATCAGCACCGATAGTTTCATTATCCTCTTCATCTTCAGCCTCATCTTCTGCCTCGGGGTCTTGGGCAACTCGCTGGTCATCACGGTGCTGGCTCGGAGCAAGCCTGGCAAAGCCCTGAGCACCACCAATATCTTCATCCTCAACCTGAGCATCGCTGACCTCTCCTACCTGCTCTTCTGCATCCCTTTCCAGGCCACCTACTACGTCCTACCCCGCTGGATCTTCGGCGGCTTCCTCTGCAAGTTCGTCCACTACTTCTTCACCGTGTCTGTGCTGGTCAGCATCTTCACCCTGTCCGCCATGGCCGTGGACCGTTACATCGCCATCGTCCACTCCAGGAAGTCCTCCTGCATTCGGGTGTCTAGGAATGCCCTCCTCAGCATGCTCTTCATCTGGCTGTTGTCCCTGGCCATGGCCTCTCCGGCCGCTTACTACCACATGCTGGTCCGCAAGAAGGACCAGGGTCCCTTCTGCTGGGAGAATTGGGgagtcctgtcccaccggcaggtcTACAAGGTGGCCACTTTCGTGGTTGGTTACCTGCTGCCCCTGCTTCTCATTTGTTACTGCTATGCCAAG GTGCTGAACCACTTGCACAAAAAATTGCGCAATATGTCAAAGAAGTCCGAGACATCGAAGAAGAAG ACCGCCCAGACGGTGCTGGTGGTGATTGTCGTCTTTTGCATTTCCTGGCTGCCGAATCACATCATCAACCTGTGGACTGAGTTTGGGAGCTTCCCGCTGACCGACGCCTCCTTCGCCTTCAGAATAGCGGCGCACTGTCTGGCCTACAGCAACTCCTCCGTCAACCCCATCATCTACGCCTTCCTGTCGGAAAACTTCCGCAAGTCCTATCAGCAGGTGTTCAAATGTAAGGTCCGCACCACCTCACCATTAAACGACACCAAGGAGTGCCGCACGCGGTCCGACGTCGTGCCGTCCACCAGCTGCACCAACGTGTGA